In the Paracoccus aestuarii genome, GCCAAGGGCATAGCCGACCTGCTTAAGGCTGAAACCATTGGCGAGCGTATCGCGGGCCAGACCTCTGGTAACCAGTTTGAAGGCATTTGCGCCAAATTCGTGCGTGAAACCTTTCTCAAGCTTGGTCACTTACGTCCCGGGATCTGGGATATTCACCAAGTCAGCGGGCGCAATCGCCTAGAGATTGCCCGCTATGAGCAATACGCGCACTTGGTAGCCCTCGACCGTGCCGCGAAGGCTGATGCAGAGTTGGCTGCAGCCTTGGGCAGCGACTACACCATCACACCGGATATCGTCGTGGTCCGCGATACCGAGGATGACGCAGCTATCAACGCCCCGGCGCTTCTGGTGGACAGCAGCGTGACCACGCTTGCCAGCTTACGAAAGCAAAACGGCGGACTTCCACTGTTACATGCCAGTATTTCATGCAAGTGGACGATCAGGAGCGACAGAGCACAGAACGCCCGCTCAGAGGCCTTGAATCTAGTCCGAAACCGCAAAGGCCGCTTACCGCATATTGTCGTAGTCACCGCCGAACCGACACCCAGCCGCCTAGCTTCTATAGCCCTTGGCACCGGGGACATTGATTGCGTGTATCACTTTGCCCTTTACGAGCTACAAGCCACCGTAGCCGCTTTGGGTATGAACGATGCTGCCGACATGCTGGCCGTGATGGTGGACGGAAAACGCCTCAAGGACATATCTGACCTTCCTCTAGACTTGGCCGTCTAAGGGCGCTGAAGTTACCACAT is a window encoding:
- a CDS encoding NgoMIV family type II restriction endonuclease, which produces MQEAEFLEARKAFHAALLEATLTTNAAGVVSNADGSNTTSKAIAKGIADLLKAETIGERIAGQTSGNQFEGICAKFVRETFLKLGHLRPGIWDIHQVSGRNRLEIARYEQYAHLVALDRAAKADAELAAALGSDYTITPDIVVVRDTEDDAAINAPALLVDSSVTTLASLRKQNGGLPLLHASISCKWTIRSDRAQNARSEALNLVRNRKGRLPHIVVVTAEPTPSRLASIALGTGDIDCVYHFALYELQATVAALGMNDAADMLAVMVDGKRLKDISDLPLDLAV